In Desulfatiglans anilini DSM 4660, the following proteins share a genomic window:
- a CDS encoding MFS transporter, which translates to MPSLPYKWKALLTVAMGTMMATMDASITTIAFPELTRVFRTDLPTVMWVMVGYILVSSSLMLVVGKLSDSVGRSRIYTTGIAVFTLGLMACGLAQSIAQLVLFRLVQAIGAAMCVSCGTAIVTEAFPAAETGRGLGLLSISVSLGFILGPFVGGILLEWLDWRALFYVRIPVGLCTLIMAIVLLKKDTIQPGRIRLDILGTVVSSAAIFCLVFGMGLVKTHGPASPVVLFFLGTGIMLLIVFIWVERRAVNPIVDLTLFKNKTLSYAMAGLFLFFLAGPAYVLLMPFYLLEALRLSPLESGMLLAVVSASTLIASPVSGAVSDRIGRRWPSSFGAAAAAAAFFCMLGFDLETQVWAIIPVLVLLGLGVGAFQPPNNSTIMSAAGSNHLGSASALIATERQVGISLGMALASAIFSARQEVHQNLLHLQGMDAAHVLRASIPPAFQDALLAAFILSLGVLAFALFSPRLDHAAEPR; encoded by the coding sequence ATGCCGTCTCTGCCCTACAAATGGAAGGCCCTTCTGACCGTCGCCATGGGGACCATGATGGCGACTATGGATGCCAGCATCACGACCATCGCCTTCCCCGAGCTCACCCGCGTGTTTCGGACCGATCTTCCCACGGTCATGTGGGTGATGGTGGGCTATATCCTGGTCAGCAGCAGTTTGATGCTCGTGGTGGGGAAACTGAGCGATTCGGTCGGAAGGAGCAGGATCTACACGACGGGGATAGCGGTCTTCACGCTGGGGCTCATGGCCTGCGGGCTCGCACAGAGCATTGCCCAATTGGTCCTTTTCCGCCTTGTCCAGGCGATCGGTGCGGCCATGTGCGTCAGCTGCGGCACCGCCATCGTCACCGAGGCCTTCCCGGCCGCCGAGACCGGCAGGGGGCTCGGGCTGCTCAGCATATCGGTCTCTTTGGGCTTCATCCTGGGTCCCTTCGTTGGGGGGATTCTCCTCGAATGGCTGGACTGGCGCGCCCTTTTCTACGTGCGGATCCCCGTCGGGCTCTGCACCCTGATCATGGCCATCGTGCTCCTGAAAAAGGACACCATTCAGCCCGGCAGGATCCGATTGGACATCCTCGGCACGGTGGTCTCATCCGCCGCCATCTTCTGTCTGGTCTTCGGCATGGGCCTGGTCAAAACCCATGGACCCGCCTCCCCCGTCGTCCTTTTTTTCTTAGGCACCGGCATCATGCTTCTCATCGTTTTCATCTGGGTCGAACGCCGGGCCGTGAACCCCATCGTCGACCTGACGCTTTTCAAAAACAAGACCCTCTCGTATGCCATGGCGGGTCTTTTCCTCTTCTTCCTTGCCGGCCCCGCCTACGTCCTTCTGATGCCCTTTTACTTATTGGAAGCCCTCCGCTTATCCCCCCTCGAATCCGGAATGCTCCTGGCCGTGGTTTCGGCGAGCACCTTGATTGCAAGCCCCGTCAGCGGAGCCGTCTCGGACCGGATCGGCCGGCGCTGGCCGTCCTCCTTCGGGGCCGCGGCCGCCGCCGCCGCGTTTTTCTGCATGCTCGGGTTCGACCTCGAGACGCAGGTGTGGGCGATCATCCCGGTCCTGGTGCTTCTCGGACTGGGCGTCGGCGCCTTCCAGCCGCCCAACAACAGCACCATCATGAGCGCGGCGGGATCCAATCATCTCGGTTCGGCCTCCGCCCTGATCGCCACCGAGCGGCAGGTGGGCATCTCACTCGGGATGGCACTGGCAAGCGCGATCTTCTCCGCCAGGCAGGAGGTCCACCAGAACCTGCTGCACCTCCAGGGCATGGATGCAGCCCATGTGCTGAGGGCTTCCATCCCCCCGGCCTTCCAGGATGCCCTGCTGGCGGCCTTCATCCTGAGCCTGGGCGTCCTGGCCTTCGCCCTGTTCTCCCCGAGGCTCGATCATGCTGCCGAGCCGCGATAG
- a CDS encoding Zn-ribbon domain-containing OB-fold protein, which produces MPGKILPQPNADTRPFWDFCSRHELRFQKCAACGHLRWPASFICPMCYEKASEWVQSEGKGTVYSYVVYRQAFHPAFAGDIPYVTAVIALEEGPHFLSAIVDCAPEAVHCGMPVELTWEDAGEGFSLPKFKPIQQP; this is translated from the coding sequence ATGCCCGGAAAGATCCTGCCACAGCCGAACGCCGACACCCGTCCCTTCTGGGACTTCTGCAGCCGCCATGAACTCCGATTCCAGAAATGCGCTGCATGCGGGCACCTCCGCTGGCCTGCCTCTTTCATCTGCCCCATGTGTTACGAGAAGGCCTCTGAATGGGTCCAGTCGGAGGGCAAAGGGACGGTCTACAGCTACGTCGTCTACCGTCAGGCCTTCCATCCCGCCTTCGCCGGGGACATCCCGTATGTCACGGCGGTCATAGCGCTCGAGGAGGGCCCCCATTTCCTGAGCGCCATCGTCGATTGCGCGCCCGAGGCGGTTCACTGCGGCATGCCCGTCGAACTGACCTGGGAGGATGCCGGCGAGGGGTTCAGTCTCCCGAAATTCAAACCGATACAGCAACCCTAG
- a CDS encoding thiolase family protein: protein MNLKDRYAIVGVGCTPQGRFPDRTALSFYVESCADAILDAGLERKDIDGLICYRQFPTRPGEEEISAYLVAQHLGLSPNAIGQEANCARSHLLHALAMLEAGLCRYVVLSYADTSRLGTFGSPPPYTDKAVFGHFGLAADYAMAARRAMHTQHTGPETWKKIAVSQRKWANLNPAALMHGQSMSEEDYERSRWVVEPFRLADCCLVNDGGRACVITSLERARDLRHPPAVIMGIGQHNPSREIQASTAMDGPTGAFLAGQTAFRMAGVTRDDIDACQIYDCFTYTVEITLQDYGFFAPGEGEGWYDNGRTAPGGSLPVNTSGGLLSEAYFMGLTPLTEAALQLMGRCGERQLGPATGTKTPELILCSDNGGVFQTHSTTILRKG from the coding sequence ATGAATCTGAAGGACCGGTATGCCATCGTCGGCGTCGGCTGCACGCCCCAGGGACGCTTCCCCGACAGGACGGCGCTCAGCTTTTACGTGGAATCCTGCGCCGACGCCATCCTGGATGCAGGGCTCGAGCGCAAGGACATCGACGGACTGATCTGCTACCGTCAGTTTCCCACAAGGCCCGGCGAAGAGGAAATATCCGCCTACCTCGTCGCACAACATCTCGGTCTTTCTCCCAATGCCATCGGCCAGGAGGCCAACTGCGCGCGCTCCCACCTCCTGCATGCCCTGGCGATGCTGGAGGCGGGTCTTTGCCGGTACGTCGTTTTGAGCTACGCGGACACCTCCCGCCTGGGAACGTTCGGCAGCCCACCCCCTTACACCGACAAGGCGGTGTTTGGACATTTCGGGCTGGCCGCCGACTATGCCATGGCCGCCCGGCGCGCCATGCACACGCAGCACACCGGCCCGGAAACCTGGAAAAAGATCGCCGTCTCCCAGCGGAAGTGGGCGAACTTGAACCCGGCCGCCCTGATGCACGGCCAAAGCATGAGCGAGGAGGACTACGAACGGTCCCGATGGGTGGTGGAACCCTTCCGGCTGGCCGACTGCTGCCTCGTGAACGACGGCGGCCGGGCCTGCGTGATCACATCGCTCGAAAGGGCGCGCGACCTGCGGCATCCCCCCGCCGTGATCATGGGGATCGGGCAGCACAACCCCTCCCGCGAGATCCAGGCCTCGACGGCGATGGACGGCCCGACGGGCGCCTTCTTGGCCGGGCAGACGGCCTTCCGCATGGCCGGTGTGACCCGGGATGACATCGATGCCTGTCAGATCTACGACTGCTTCACCTACACCGTGGAGATCACGCTGCAGGACTATGGTTTTTTCGCCCCCGGCGAGGGGGAAGGCTGGTACGACAACGGGCGGACCGCCCCGGGCGGCAGTCTGCCGGTCAACACCTCCGGCGGGCTTCTATCGGAGGCGTACTTCATGGGCCTCACACCGTTGACCGAGGCCGCCCTGCAGCTCATGGGGCGCTGCGGAGAAAGGCAGCTGGGGCCGGCTACGGGGACCAAAACGCCTGAGCTTATCCTTTGCAGCGACAACGGCGGTGTTTTTCAGACCCATTCCACCACGATCTTGAGGAAAGGATGA
- a CDS encoding cysteine hydrolase family protein yields the protein MITLNAEPEAISLERARSALVIVDMQNAFLRPEGYFGMLGVDLEEVPSVIDRCRRLADACRRSSIQIIYLKMVYPGETERSKIVNTPLFYKSKTFRLAKDQPDILKRLPLEGSWGIDIIDELTPHSEDLVIVKERHDGFVGTNFQIHLSQKRIKSLIFAGTATNVCVESTLRHAAALDYFATLVADATSPLGSHELHEATISNVKASFGWVTDTQSVLAALQYPDQSPTGSDFPEATLL from the coding sequence ATGATCACCCTGAACGCCGAACCGGAAGCCATTTCATTGGAGCGCGCACGAAGCGCTCTGGTGATCGTGGACATGCAGAACGCGTTTCTGCGCCCCGAAGGATATTTCGGAATGTTAGGGGTCGATCTGGAAGAAGTGCCTTCCGTCATAGATCGGTGTCGAAGGCTTGCAGATGCCTGCAGGAGAAGTTCCATCCAAATCATTTATCTGAAGATGGTATATCCCGGGGAAACGGAACGATCCAAAATAGTCAATACCCCTCTTTTTTACAAATCCAAGACCTTTCGCTTGGCTAAAGACCAACCCGATATATTGAAACGCCTCCCGTTAGAGGGTTCCTGGGGGATCGATATCATAGACGAACTCACGCCCCATTCCGAAGACCTCGTCATAGTGAAGGAAAGACATGACGGATTCGTCGGTACAAATTTTCAGATCCATCTTTCACAAAAGAGGATCAAGTCCCTCATCTTTGCCGGAACTGCTACCAACGTATGCGTCGAATCCACATTGCGACATGCGGCCGCGCTGGACTATTTCGCGACCCTCGTGGCGGATGCGACCAGCCCGCTTGGCAGTCATGAATTGCATGAAGCAACCATTTCGAATGTCAAAGCCAGTTTTGGATGGGTGACCGACACGCAGAGCGTGTTGGCAGCTTTGCAGTACCCTGACCAGAGTCCAACCGGAAGCGATTTTCCGGAAGCAACGCTTTTATAG
- a CDS encoding PEP/pyruvate-binding domain-containing protein, translating to MKWVVWIEKLGQEHKELVGKKCAHLGEMAQMGLRVPSGFALSVNAYKDFMRLSGAGEEIEKHLAGIDLRPENLGAFKDVSRVLRGIVESKKIPDELEDSILSHYRELNERLGMRDVAVSVRSAGAVSHPGQYETCLNVKGETDLLEKVKKVWSSTFNLVSLTSRSRHGLPLESDPIGVAVLKMVRAKAAGVLFTVDPNSGNASRMIIEANWGLGESVVSGNARPDLLVLDKATLKPVEKTLGTKESYIGFDALGTKEVETPENMRRQFCISDEEAAELGRLGKVLEEHFNVPQDCEWAIDQDLVFPMSILLLQTRAEVVAKQKDPVDKVLDMMLSRMGT from the coding sequence ATGAAATGGGTAGTCTGGATCGAAAAGCTTGGTCAGGAGCACAAAGAACTCGTTGGGAAGAAATGCGCTCATCTCGGTGAGATGGCGCAGATGGGTCTGAGGGTTCCGTCTGGCTTTGCGCTGAGTGTAAACGCTTATAAAGATTTCATGAGGCTGTCAGGCGCGGGGGAGGAGATCGAAAAGCATCTAGCGGGCATCGATCTGAGGCCGGAGAATCTTGGGGCCTTCAAGGATGTCAGTCGGGTGCTGCGCGGGATCGTGGAGTCGAAAAAGATTCCGGATGAACTCGAGGATTCGATTCTGTCGCACTACAGGGAGCTGAACGAAAGATTGGGCATGAGAGATGTGGCCGTCTCGGTCCGCTCCGCTGGCGCGGTCAGCCACCCCGGACAGTATGAAACCTGCTTGAATGTGAAGGGGGAGACGGATCTGCTCGAAAAAGTGAAAAAGGTCTGGTCGAGCACTTTCAACCTGGTCTCGTTGACGTCCCGCAGCCGACACGGCCTGCCCCTCGAGAGCGATCCGATCGGTGTCGCAGTGCTGAAAATGGTGAGGGCAAAAGCGGCAGGCGTGCTGTTTACCGTCGATCCGAACAGCGGCAATGCGTCCCGGATGATCATCGAGGCGAACTGGGGACTGGGAGAGAGTGTGGTAAGCGGCAATGCACGCCCTGATCTCCTTGTTCTCGACAAGGCCACCCTGAAACCGGTGGAGAAGACGTTGGGAACCAAAGAGAGCTATATCGGCTTCGATGCTCTGGGAACAAAAGAGGTGGAAACACCTGAGAATATGCGCCGTCAGTTCTGTATCAGCGATGAAGAGGCTGCAGAATTGGGCCGTCTCGGAAAGGTGCTCGAAGAACATTTCAATGTTCCACAAGACTGCGAGTGGGCCATCGATCAGGATCTCGTCTTTCCGATGAGCATCCTCCTTCTTCAGACCCGCGCTGAAGTCGTAGCCAAGCAAAAAGACCCTGTCGACAAGGTGCTCGATATGATGCTATCGAGGATGGGGACCTGA
- a CDS encoding PEP-utilizing enzyme: MLHPAYDLSFYEFDDEKDPQSYGVLLCDVVHGKPAMKPLYIGIGWYWYYSGFRYGSETLFLPTTRGWDSRFIQGYPYITAIRTTEEERREREPYFRQKIKPFLQDFDAVWDGYKKELIELYTEAKESRGLKDWGDIKRLTNIELLSFFLDFTYTINRKEGEIHMIMMMASYYINGLFQLMWKDLFGRDAPIDPDFGKLMSGFENQDVKVMRELWRLSRKAVSMGLEEAFSGSDREEILRLLNENERGKEWLEEYHAFLTRHGWRCERMHAYDTPAWIERPSLALNRVKMLMKDEEFTFDTERGRIILEREQTEKSVLEKVPAEVKDSFEVLMKAAQRSGYWSEDHTYFCDFYVGALGRWIVTEFGRRFAQAGCIDSAEDIHFLHPDEIRKAAIPMGKVDLRPYVQRRKEAWEANSKIEPVPFYGDISQAQDVLKSDPTLSVSTQVPIVREELKADLYGAAAAPGVYEGRARVIMSADQLPEVEPGEILVAPGTSAAWTAAFSVIKGLVTDGGGALSHPVIMAREYGIPCVAGCVEGSQKIRTGMTIRIDGDLGVVYIKA; the protein is encoded by the coding sequence ATGCTTCATCCTGCTTATGATCTGTCTTTCTACGAATTCGACGATGAGAAAGATCCCCAAAGCTACGGCGTGCTGCTGTGCGATGTCGTGCATGGAAAACCGGCTATGAAGCCTCTTTATATCGGGATCGGCTGGTACTGGTATTATTCCGGATTCAGATACGGCTCGGAAACCCTCTTTCTGCCGACGACGCGTGGATGGGATTCGAGATTTATTCAGGGATACCCCTACATCACCGCCATTCGGACCACTGAGGAGGAGCGGAGGGAGAGGGAACCTTATTTCAGACAGAAGATCAAGCCGTTTCTGCAGGATTTCGATGCGGTCTGGGATGGGTACAAGAAGGAACTGATCGAGCTTTACACAGAGGCCAAAGAATCGAGGGGGCTGAAGGACTGGGGTGATATCAAGAGGCTGACCAACATCGAGCTGCTTTCGTTTTTCCTCGACTTCACCTATACCATCAACCGCAAGGAAGGTGAAATCCACATGATCATGATGATGGCCTCCTATTATATCAACGGCCTCTTTCAGTTGATGTGGAAGGACCTTTTCGGCCGCGACGCCCCCATCGATCCGGATTTCGGCAAGCTCATGTCCGGTTTCGAAAACCAGGATGTCAAGGTGATGCGGGAATTGTGGCGGCTCAGCAGAAAAGCGGTTTCGATGGGACTCGAAGAGGCATTTTCAGGCTCGGACAGGGAGGAGATTCTGCGCCTGTTGAACGAGAACGAAAGAGGGAAAGAGTGGCTGGAAGAATACCACGCGTTCCTTACCCGGCATGGGTGGCGGTGTGAACGGATGCATGCCTATGACACCCCGGCCTGGATCGAAAGGCCTTCGCTGGCCTTGAACCGGGTGAAGATGCTGATGAAGGATGAGGAGTTCACCTTCGACACCGAGCGGGGCCGCATCATATTGGAAAGGGAGCAAACCGAGAAAAGTGTTCTCGAAAAGGTTCCGGCGGAGGTGAAGGATTCCTTTGAGGTGCTGATGAAAGCGGCGCAGAGATCGGGGTATTGGAGCGAAGACCACACCTACTTCTGTGATTTTTATGTCGGGGCGCTCGGGCGGTGGATCGTGACCGAGTTCGGCCGCAGATTCGCCCAGGCCGGATGCATCGACTCGGCCGAAGACATCCATTTCCTGCACCCCGATGAAATCCGCAAGGCTGCCATCCCTATGGGGAAGGTCGACCTGCGGCCTTATGTCCAGAGGCGCAAGGAGGCCTGGGAAGCGAATTCGAAGATCGAGCCGGTTCCTTTTTACGGGGACATCTCCCAGGCGCAGGACGTCCTGAAGAGTGACCCGACACTCTCGGTTTCGACGCAGGTCCCGATCGTACGGGAGGAACTCAAGGCGGATCTTTACGGCGCAGCCGCAGCCCCGGGTGTGTATGAAGGAAGGGCGAGGGTCATCATGAGCGCGGATCAGCTTCCGGAGGTGGAGCCCGGTGAGATCTTGGTGGCCCCCGGGACATCGGCCGCCTGGACCGCTGCCTTCAGCGTGATTAAAGGGTTGGTGACGGACGGAGGAGGTGCGCTGTCCCATCCTGTGATCATGGCGCGGGAATACGGGATCCCCTGCGTGGCCGGATGCGTCGAAGGGAGCCAGAAGATCAGGACCGGCATGACTATCCGGATAGACGGAGATCTGGGCGTCGTCTATATCAAAGCCTAG
- a CDS encoding helix-turn-helix domain-containing protein — protein sequence MEEKRMQEEWITQNIRNLREKKGMTLQELADLTGLTKSYLSKIERSKKAPPYSTVNKVANALGVDVRFIFEGNGEEDIDPRITFTRRGAGEVVETVGAFYGYKYEALASKKPGKNMLPYIIEPAFEEKGVFQHEGEELLYVLEGRHEFVYDGKSTMMEEGDCVYFDAGVPHYGRSVGEKKAKLLAVMFNYKRL from the coding sequence ATGGAAGAGAAGCGTATGCAGGAAGAATGGATTACACAGAATATCAGGAATCTGCGGGAGAAGAAGGGCATGACCCTTCAGGAACTGGCGGATCTTACGGGATTGACCAAGAGTTATCTCTCCAAGATCGAACGGTCGAAGAAGGCTCCGCCTTATTCCACGGTCAACAAGGTCGCCAATGCGCTTGGGGTCGATGTCCGATTCATTTTCGAAGGAAACGGGGAAGAGGACATCGACCCGCGCATTACGTTCACCAGGCGCGGTGCGGGCGAGGTCGTCGAAACCGTAGGCGCCTTCTACGGCTACAAGTATGAAGCCCTGGCCTCGAAAAAGCCGGGCAAGAACATGCTCCCCTATATCATCGAGCCGGCCTTCGAAGAAAAGGGGGTTTTCCAGCACGAAGGGGAAGAGCTCCTCTACGTGCTGGAGGGTCGCCACGAGTTCGTCTATGACGGCAAGAGCACCATGATGGAGGAGGGCGATTGCGTCTATTTCGATGCGGGCGTGCCGCATTACGGGCGCAGCGTCGGGGAGAAGAAGGCGAAGCTCCTGGCGGTGATGTTCAACTACAAGCGATTGTGA
- a CDS encoding Tm-1-like ATP-binding domain-containing protein has product MAKSIVMIGTTDTKWEQLGFLRRRIEEIGFRPILMDISMGKRPSVDADIGPGEIAARVGKDIEQLRGSRDRAGVTDAMTAGAVETALGLLSEGKLDGIVALGGATIALVGARVMARLPFGVPKLIATPAAMPAYINRWFEATDLAVMQIILEVSGMSDLMKNALAQVAGAICGMAEQSMDCRSLKLPYPSVAITELGFSDQCAKNVEKLLTERGYHVFPFHAQGVSDRAMDRLIEQGFFDGVVEIVPAGLVEEKFKGNRAAGMKRLDAALERGIPQVWAPCCLNLTGAGPTRHNRPKYVAGGRVLEIDQMRAMTRFPVDELLVGARMYAEKMNRAKGPLKLVIPLRGWSSIDQEGGILYDPAEDRLFVEELKRHLRADIPLEEIDCNLEDMPMAERMVDILDEFIKRDR; this is encoded by the coding sequence ATGGCTAAGAGTATCGTCATGATCGGGACAACCGATACAAAATGGGAGCAGCTCGGCTTCCTGAGGCGGAGGATCGAGGAGATCGGGTTCCGGCCCATCCTGATGGATATCAGCATGGGGAAACGGCCTTCGGTCGACGCGGACATCGGACCGGGCGAGATCGCTGCGCGAGTGGGCAAAGACATCGAGCAGCTGAGAGGGTCCCGGGACAGGGCGGGGGTGACGGATGCCATGACGGCCGGGGCTGTCGAGACCGCGCTGGGCCTGCTCTCGGAGGGGAAGCTGGACGGCATCGTGGCCCTGGGAGGCGCGACGATCGCCCTGGTCGGCGCGCGGGTGATGGCCCGGCTGCCCTTCGGGGTCCCCAAGCTCATAGCCACCCCGGCGGCGATGCCCGCGTACATCAACCGCTGGTTCGAGGCGACGGATCTCGCCGTAATGCAGATCATCCTGGAGGTGTCCGGGATGAGCGATCTGATGAAAAACGCGCTCGCGCAGGTGGCGGGGGCGATCTGCGGCATGGCGGAGCAGTCGATGGACTGCCGCTCCCTCAAGCTGCCCTATCCCTCGGTGGCCATCACGGAACTGGGTTTTTCGGACCAATGCGCCAAGAACGTCGAGAAGCTGCTGACCGAGAGGGGATACCATGTCTTCCCGTTCCACGCCCAGGGGGTCAGCGACCGGGCCATGGACCGTCTCATCGAACAGGGGTTCTTCGACGGTGTCGTCGAAATCGTCCCGGCCGGGCTGGTCGAAGAGAAGTTCAAGGGCAACCGCGCCGCCGGCATGAAGCGGCTGGACGCCGCATTGGAAAGGGGCATCCCCCAGGTCTGGGCGCCCTGCTGCCTCAATCTGACCGGGGCCGGGCCCACCCGGCACAACCGGCCGAAATACGTCGCCGGCGGCCGGGTGTTGGAGATCGATCAGATGCGGGCGATGACGCGCTTCCCGGTCGATGAACTCCTGGTCGGCGCGCGGATGTATGCGGAAAAGATGAACCGGGCGAAAGGCCCCCTCAAACTGGTCATTCCCCTGCGGGGCTGGTCATCGATCGACCAGGAGGGGGGGATCCTCTATGACCCGGCCGAGGACCGGCTGTTCGTGGAGGAGTTGAAGAGGCATCTCAGAGCGGACATCCCGCTCGAAGAGATCGACTGCAACCTCGAGGATATGCCCATGGCCGAGCGAATGGTCGACATCCTCGATGAATTCATAAAAAGGGATCGCTGA
- a CDS encoding phenylacetate--CoA ligase family protein, translating to MADQWPRLFNEKMESLTVDRINELHNPLFLKQLEHVSKHSPLYQEKFKAAGLEAGDIKSIEQIDQLPFTVKSELREAQMRNAPVGAHRAVDIVDLSRVYSSSGTTGIPTYIGLTQSDIVNIHAEVIARFAWGGGIRPDSIVVNIPTAPFIADTFREGLEKMGAVNFPTGFNTDRVISAFKYQSANALHSTVSFWSYLLKEIEKAGLDPKKLGIRRIIGGAEGGTKAVRPLIEESFGATVIEGMGMGEQACIVWGECVENRGRAGMHYMAQGIVHVELIDPETDKPLEIKEGATGELVYSGLIHQAMPLLRYRSRDHVRVVGVDRCDCGRGGMRIEVLGRYDDMLTVLGVNVYPLAIKDVATTFKPRLSGQIEVQLEEPGTAVKPPLKIKAELGEEPGDLKELKKLLERELRARLIFQAEVELVQELPQYQYKGKLIRKLYEE from the coding sequence ATGGCGGATCAATGGCCGAGATTGTTCAACGAAAAAATGGAGTCGCTTACCGTCGACAGGATCAATGAACTGCACAACCCGCTGTTTTTGAAACAATTGGAGCATGTCAGCAAACACTCGCCGCTCTATCAGGAGAAATTCAAGGCGGCCGGCCTCGAGGCCGGGGACATCAAGAGCATCGAACAGATCGACCAGCTGCCCTTCACCGTCAAGAGTGAACTGCGCGAGGCGCAGATGCGCAATGCCCCGGTGGGGGCGCACCGCGCGGTGGATATCGTCGATCTGAGCCGGGTGTATTCCTCGAGCGGCACCACGGGGATCCCGACCTACATCGGTTTGACGCAGAGCGACATCGTGAACATCCACGCCGAGGTGATCGCCCGTTTTGCCTGGGGCGGAGGCATCCGGCCGGACAGCATCGTCGTCAACATCCCGACCGCCCCGTTCATTGCCGACACCTTCCGCGAGGGCCTGGAGAAGATGGGGGCGGTCAACTTCCCGACCGGGTTCAACACGGACCGGGTCATCAGCGCCTTCAAATACCAAAGCGCAAACGCCCTGCACTCCACGGTCTCCTTTTGGAGCTACCTGCTGAAAGAGATCGAAAAGGCCGGGCTCGATCCCAAAAAGCTGGGCATCAGGCGCATCATCGGCGGCGCGGAGGGAGGGACCAAAGCGGTCAGGCCCTTGATCGAGGAATCCTTCGGCGCCACCGTCATCGAAGGGATGGGTATGGGGGAGCAGGCCTGCATCGTCTGGGGCGAATGCGTCGAGAACCGCGGGCGCGCCGGGATGCACTACATGGCGCAGGGGATCGTCCACGTCGAACTGATCGACCCGGAGACCGACAAGCCTTTGGAGATCAAGGAAGGCGCCACGGGTGAGCTCGTCTACAGCGGCCTGATCCATCAGGCCATGCCGCTGCTGCGCTACCGGTCGCGGGACCATGTGCGCGTCGTCGGGGTCGACCGGTGCGACTGCGGACGGGGCGGGATGCGGATCGAGGTGCTGGGGCGCTACGATGACATGCTGACCGTGTTGGGGGTCAATGTCTATCCGCTCGCCATCAAGGATGTAGCGACCACCTTCAAACCGCGCCTGAGCGGCCAGATCGAGGTGCAGTTGGAAGAGCCCGGGACTGCGGTGAAGCCTCCCCTGAAGATCAAGGCCGAGCTCGGCGAGGAGCCCGGGGATCTGAAGGAACTGAAGAAGCTCCTGGAAAGGGAACTGCGGGCCAGGCTGATCTTCCAGGCCGAGGTCGAGCTCGTCCAGGAACTGCCGCAATATCAGTACAAAGGGAAACTCATCCGCAAGCTCTACGAGGAGTAG